A stretch of the Panicum virgatum strain AP13 chromosome 9N, P.virgatum_v5, whole genome shotgun sequence genome encodes the following:
- the LOC120690696 gene encoding uncharacterized protein LOC120690696: MDEVTQAVENLKKEWSQAVSQLEESIATIKSCGKAGKGTEEANSLPRLNGSAQDALQLLKSLQFRLDLLAQQLPTFEEVQSGQATLQSWDEQYKKLRASLRNANLQAKENIRKAAQEERELLLGGGEESTIRRRNLQTKAGMTSAAESITESLRRSRQMMVQEVERSASTLATFDESTSVLQKAEGEYQGHRSLLMRTRGLLSTMQRQDVLDRVILTVGFIIFSLAVLYVVSRRIGLLTLQRKLADAIRSGSLSAEDIVAKAQPGPAAANVPAPAPPIYDEL; the protein is encoded by the exons ATGGATGAAGTTACACAAGCTGTTGAAAATCTGAAGAAAGAATGGAGCCAAGCGGTTTCACAGCTTGAGGAGAGCATTGCTACAATCAAATCATGTGGAAAAGCAGGGAAAGGGACAGAGGAAGCAAATTCTCTTCCAAGGTTGAATGGTTCTGCGCAGGATGCTCTGCAATTGCTCAAGTCACTGCAGTTTCGGCTTGATCTTCTAGCGCAGCAGCTACCTACTTTTGAAGAAGTGCAATCCGGCCAAGCAACCTTACAGTCATGGGATGAACAATACAAGAA GCTGCGTGCTAGTCTGAGGAATGCTAACTTACAAGCTAAAGAGAACATTAGAAAAGCTGCTCAAGAGGAG agggagcttcttcttgggggtGGAGAAGAGTCTACCATCCGCAGGCGTAATCTCCA GACAAAGGCTGGGATGACATCTGCTGCTGAAAGTATCACTGAGAGCCTCCGACGGTCTCGCCAGATGATGGTTCAG GAAGTGGAAAGAAGTGCAAGTACCTTGGCAACATTTG ATGAATCAACTAGTGTTCTCCAGAAGGCTGAAGGTGAATATCAAGGACACCGCTCTTTGCTGATGCGTACCCGTGGTTTGCTCTCCACAATGCAACGGCAAGATGTTCTTGATAG GGTCATCCTGACTGTCGGCTTTATCATTTTCTCCTTGGCGGTTCTCTATGTTGTTTCAAGACGTATTGGTCTGTTGACGCTGCAAAGGAAACTGGCTGATGCCATCAGATCAGGTTCATTATCAGCTGAGGACATCGTAGCAAAAGCCCAGCCTGGACCTGCTGCAGCCAATGTTCCAGCTCCCGCCCCTCCCATTTACGATGAACTGTGA